In Limnobaculum parvum, one DNA window encodes the following:
- a CDS encoding RelA/SpoT domain-containing protein: MGNEQYQSGKIKLIFSKGQVEKSGEILRKSSGDTDWAIEVIRNYRAAHLYPLMIIKNLVWKHARKVTPDATIARRLKRLPTIIHKLQRATLDGNSTNSINLKRMQDIGGCRVIVNNKKELIELNRSLSESRTIHETVRTKDYIESPKQTGYRGIHRIYKCYSKKESHDWKGFFIEVQLRTKLQHLWATTVEVVDLCEKQTIKTNPVATSKGWSEFFFIMSEFLAEEDGFIHLSNIQKAIYKETLNKLDTSLNAYNKLASFNAVFSNKDISIKAFNNGYALLIIDGIKGRVAIELYSKDDEKTAIERYGQEENDPNNNALLVGIDDVKSLKTAYPNYLVDTRKFTERLRKYINSVYWIQNRGPRTQKDLV; this comes from the coding sequence ATGGGAAATGAGCAATATCAAAGTGGAAAAATAAAGCTTATCTTTTCAAAGGGTCAGGTGGAAAAGTCTGGGGAAATACTTAGAAAATCATCAGGAGATACTGACTGGGCTATTGAGGTTATTAGAAACTATCGCGCAGCCCATCTATATCCACTTATGATTATTAAAAACTTAGTATGGAAACATGCCAGAAAAGTAACTCCAGACGCAACTATTGCCAGAAGGTTAAAACGATTACCAACAATAATTCATAAGCTTCAACGTGCGACATTAGATGGAAATTCAACAAATTCTATTAATCTTAAAAGAATGCAAGATATTGGTGGATGTAGAGTAATAGTTAATAATAAAAAAGAACTAATAGAATTGAATCGGTCATTAAGTGAAAGCCGTACTATCCATGAAACAGTTAGGACAAAAGATTATATTGAATCCCCAAAACAAACGGGATACCGAGGAATCCATAGAATATATAAATGTTATAGCAAGAAAGAATCTCATGATTGGAAAGGTTTCTTTATTGAAGTACAACTAAGAACAAAACTTCAACACCTTTGGGCAACTACTGTAGAAGTAGTTGATCTATGTGAAAAACAAACAATAAAAACGAATCCGGTTGCTACCTCAAAGGGGTGGAGCGAATTCTTTTTTATAATGAGTGAATTTTTAGCAGAAGAAGACGGATTTATTCATTTAAGTAATATTCAAAAAGCTATTTATAAAGAGACACTAAACAAATTAGATACCTCATTAAATGCTTATAATAAATTGGCATCATTTAATGCTGTTTTTTCTAATAAAGATATTAGTATTAAAGCATTTAATAACGGATATGCTTTATTAATTATTGATGGTATTAAAGGAAGAGTTGCTATCGAACTATATTCAAAAGATGATGAAAAAACTGCAATTGAGCGTTATGGCCAAGAAGAAAACGATCCCAATAATAATGCATTATTAGTAGGTATTGATGATGTTAAAAGTTTGAAAACTGCATATCCTAACTATCTGGTAGATACCCGAAAGTTTACTGAACGGCTCAGAAAATATATAAATTCTGTATATTGGATACAGAACCGAGGGCCAAGAACTCAGAAAGATTTGGTTTAA
- a CDS encoding IS1595 family transposase, translating into MGAMDTLNLEGFFEKFPTEEAARLYFEHQRWGDNKTCPYCGSHFIYECNNHKPMPYRCKDCRKHFSVRTKSVLAESRLPLRKWLLAIYLLGTSRKGISSVHLAKQLGITQKSAWYLTHRLRQTWLSVADRNDDDDNNNSMLDGDVEVDETFIGGKEKNKHSNKKLRCGRGAAGKMVVIGAKQRNGNVVAKHVLNTNAKTLKSFISDNIAYGATVHTDNFPGYNGLKGYSHYVVNHSGGEYVRDNAHTNSIESFWAVLKRGYKGVYHYMSTKHLQRYVNEFVFRHNTASLGTIDFINTVISRMLGKRLTYKELISG; encoded by the coding sequence TTGGGTGCTATGGATACTTTAAACCTAGAGGGTTTCTTTGAAAAATTCCCCACAGAGGAGGCTGCCCGCCTATATTTTGAGCATCAGCGTTGGGGGGATAATAAGACTTGTCCTTATTGTGGTAGTCATTTTATATATGAGTGTAATAACCACAAACCCATGCCATACCGCTGCAAAGACTGCCGTAAACACTTCAGTGTAAGAACCAAATCCGTACTAGCCGAATCCAGATTACCACTTAGAAAATGGCTCTTGGCTATTTATCTTCTTGGTACATCCCGCAAAGGCATATCTTCTGTTCACTTAGCCAAACAACTTGGCATTACCCAAAAATCTGCTTGGTATTTAACCCATCGCTTAAGACAAACATGGTTGTCTGTTGCTGACAGAAATGACGATGATGATAATAACAACAGCATGTTAGATGGTGATGTGGAAGTAGACGAAACTTTCATTGGCGGTAAAGAAAAGAATAAACACAGCAATAAGAAACTAAGGTGTGGCCGTGGTGCTGCGGGCAAAATGGTGGTTATTGGGGCCAAGCAGCGCAACGGCAATGTGGTTGCCAAACATGTGCTAAATACTAATGCCAAAACTCTAAAGAGCTTTATAAGCGATAATATAGCCTATGGCGCAACCGTCCATACAGACAACTTTCCAGGCTATAATGGATTAAAGGGCTATAGCCACTACGTTGTTAATCACTCTGGTGGTGAGTACGTAAGAGACAATGCACATACTAACAGCATAGAGAGCTTTTGGGCTGTACTGAAGCGTGGATACAAAGGTGTTTATCACTATATGAGTACCAAGCATCTACAACGTTATGTTAATGAGTTCGTATTCAGGCATAATACTGCCTCTTTGGGTACAATAGATTTCATCAACACCGTAATTTCAAGAATGCTGGGCAAACGGTTAACATATAAGGAGCTAATCAGTGGCTAA
- a CDS encoding GNAT family N-acetyltransferase, whose amino-acid sequence MDANVQSDPELVIIPISDIHRCSTFKTGDAQYQPLKTFLQQDSIDFKNNFIAQTYVVIDDNERTDKNKEPITFPYSIIGYITLTCSEIDIDYDFGECERAKRYTPYPAIKIARLAVDSRYRGQGIGSLLLEYALYLVKDAIMPKVGCRFLITDAKQNAISFYARYDMQLVDTEENKSSEHPIMFIDLYKTAHYSSGENKVSQSEAILAN is encoded by the coding sequence ATGGATGCGAATGTACAATCTGATCCTGAATTAGTAATCATTCCTATTTCAGATATTCACAGATGTTCTACCTTCAAAACAGGTGATGCTCAATATCAACCACTCAAAACATTTCTTCAGCAAGACTCTATAGATTTTAAAAATAACTTCATCGCTCAGACCTATGTCGTTATTGATGATAACGAGCGGACAGACAAAAACAAAGAACCTATAACATTCCCTTATTCAATAATTGGTTATATTACATTAACTTGTAGTGAGATCGATATTGATTATGATTTTGGCGAATGTGAAAGAGCGAAACGTTATACTCCATACCCTGCAATTAAAATTGCTAGATTGGCTGTCGACTCCAGATATAGGGGGCAAGGAATTGGTTCTTTGCTTTTAGAATATGCATTATACCTAGTTAAAGATGCCATCATGCCTAAAGTAGGCTGTAGGTTTCTGATAACAGATGCAAAGCAAAATGCTATATCCTTCTACGCAAGATATGATATGCAACTAGTTGATACTGAAGAAAACAAGTCCTCTGAGCATCCTATTATGTTTATTGATTTATACAAAACAGCACATTACAGCTCTGGTGAGAATAAAGTATCTCAATCTGAAGCAATTCTAGCTAATTGA